A stretch of the Theileria equi strain WA chromosome 1, complete sequence genome encodes the following:
- a CDS encoding hypothetical protein (encoded by transcript BEWA_033360A), which produces MAFFRNNLDDQSKTHFLTNLPDDAISHIRWSSTSNPLLLSAGSWDKTLRIWKLSSSLRNSIASEMVMVLRQDAPVLTSCFTSDGTKLFGGGCTNNVTAYDLNSGANGMIVARHQKPISGIHWASIYNLLITTSWDGSVSLWDGRQETPVWTENVGAKIFASDFKPNLICVADSEERIHAWDLQKIQHSSVKATITPNHKGQLRSLSLFPDLNTKVGVVFANIAGRCFVNHFVEGPDAPNFAFKCHRSISSGPSVAYAVNAVDFNTVYGTFVTGGGDGSFTIWDKDNKTKIKPFNNVNAPVVDVRFSSENNLLAYATSYDWQKGLNKLLMSNTRKSIGIIKLKEEDVKRRPKTQGGVNK; this is translated from the exons ATGGCTTTTTTTCGTAATAATTTGGATGATCAATCCAAAACCCACTTTTTGACCAATCTACCAGATGATGCCATATCGCATATAAGATGGAGTTCTACCTCCAACCCTTTATTATTATCTGCTGGTAGTTGGGATAAAACCCTACGAATATGGAAGctttcatcttcactcaGAAACTCCATAGCATCAGAAATGGTTATGGTTCTTCGCCAAGATGCTCCAGTGCTTACATCTTGTTTCACTTCG GATGGGACCAAGTTGTTTGGTGGTGGCTGTACCAATAATGTCACGGCTTATGATTTGAATTCAGGAGCAAATGGAATGATAGTGGCCAGGCACCAGAAACCCATCTCCGGGATACATTGGGCATCTATTTACAACTTGTTGATAACAACCAGCTGGGATGGTTCTGTATCTCTTTGGGACGGGAGGCAGGAGACACCTGTTTGGACAGAGAATGTAGGAGCCAAAATATTTGCATCAGATTTTAAGCCTAATTTGATTTGTGTTGCAGACAGTGAAGAAAGAATACATGCGTGGGATTTACAAAAAATTCAACACTCTAGTGTTAAGGCGACAATAACTCCCAATCATAAGGGTCAACTTCGTTCTCTATCCCTATTTCCGGATTTGAATACAAAAGTTGGCGTTGTATTCGCAAATATTGCTGGCCGTTGTTTTGTTAATCATTTTGTAGAAGGACCTGATGCACCAAATTTTGCTTTCAAATGTCATCGCTCTATATCTTCTGGCCCCTCAGTTGCTTACGCTGTGAATGCAGTAGATTTTAATACTGTCTACGGTACATTTGTTACCGGTGGAGGTGATGGAAGCTTTACTATATGGGATAAAGACAACAAAACAAAGATAAAACCGTTTAATAATGTAAATGCTCCAGTTGTAGATGTTCGGTTCAGTTCGGAAAATAATCTCTTAGCTTATGCTACCAGTTATGATTGGCAAAAGGGACTTAACAAACTTTTAATGTCAAATACACGGAAGAGTATTGGTATTATAAAG ctcaaggaagaagatgtcAAGCGTCGTCCCAAGACCCAAGGTGGTGTGAATAAGTAA
- a CDS encoding RNA methyltransferase, TrmH family member protein (encoded by transcript BEWA_033370A): MLSQFFLFTGNKIILNSRNNSALKEFILPEWIDNSNSELDPVKVDAISTTDSSKVLKKIRPFHLNQLTVFNSNPYKLSKTILKNPLLKHLWKLRSSPSYRKHTCKRLIINSSIVKHTFIHTDAKFDNILTTDKELIDFVLSNPTYTQRFSRIQLVEKHILQHCLRGTKEAYQVVDTIAEITIPEPSDCRKPRLVVAFDNIKYTNNLGSLIRTSLALNVDLLYYLKGTTEPFNWKVSSVTGGLQFLIPHKCGTVNDLKQFCKRKNLLPVVAHIEGDPIDSIKFKGKGLCIILGNESEGPDTRILSFSRRVALPMHPFMNSLNVSIAGAILIHQLQYTLLNSR; this comes from the exons ATGCTTTCACAATTTTTTCTGTTCACTGGAAATAAAATAATTCTAAATAGCC GTAATAATTCTGCTTTGAAGGAGTTCATATTGCCCGAATGGATTGATAATTCTAATTCTGAACTAGATCCTGTCAAAGTAGATGCGATTTCAACTACGGATTCAAGCAAGGTACTGAAAAAGATTAGACCATTTCATCTGAACCAGCTGACTGTCTTCAACAGCAACCCTTACAAGCTCTCGAAAACTATACTAAAAAATCCGCTGTTGAAACATCTGTGGAAACTAAGAAGTAGTCCTTCATATCGTAAACATACTTGCAAACGGCTTATAATTAATTCAAGTATCGTTAAACACACGTTCATACACACGGATGCTAAATTCGATAATATCTTGACTACTGACAAAGAATTGATAGACTTTGTACTCTCTAATCCCACGTATACTCAGAGATTTTCCAGGATACAACTGGTTGAGAAACATATATTACAACATTGTCTAAGGGGTACCAAAGAGGCTTATCAAGTTGTAGATACAATAGCTGAAATCACAATTCCTGAACCTTCCGACTGTCGTAAACCTAG GTTAGTAGTTGCTTTTgataatataaaatatacgAACAATTTGGGCTCATTGATACGCACATCATTGGCATTGAATGTTGATTTGTTGTATTATTTGAAAGGTACCACTGAGCCGTTTAATTGGAAGGTTTCTTCGGTAACTGGGGGGCTTCAATTTCTTATTCCACATAAATGTGGAACTGTTAACGATTTGAAACAATTTTGTAAAAGGAAGAACCTCTTACCGGTAGTTGCCCATATAGAGGGAGACCCTATAGACTCTATAAAGTTCAAGGGAAAAGGACTTTGTATAATATTAGGGAACGAATCCGAAGGTCCAGATACTAGGAttttgtcattttctagAAG GGTAGCGTTGCCTATGCATCCCTTCATGAACTCGTTGAATGTGTCTATAGCAGGTGCTATATTAATTCACCAACTTCAATATACTCTTTTGAACTCGCGGTAG
- a CDS encoding hypothetical protein (encoded by transcript BEWA_033380A): protein MKRYPNYSKKPIMLDIFDITKYTDGTLTKARSTHQSWLNLPNTSLDGEHVLNKEVQPNW, encoded by the exons ATGAAGAGGTACCCAAACTACAGCAAGAAG CCCATCATGCTTGATATTTTCGATATTACGAAATATACCGATGGAACACTCACTAAAGCTAGAAGTACACACCAGAGCTGGCTAAATTTACCGAATACATCACTGGACGGAGAGCACGTTTTGAATAAGGAAGTGCAACCAAACTGGTAA
- a CDS encoding hypothetical protein (encoded by transcript BEWA_033390A), with protein MFDCCSGIGFVEEEESVLAHKSVLADAGIDTQDIKNLDVGHYQILEPITQTKVIEIEREIIEEKIVEVPEVHVVDKYVDVEVPVVKYKPVYKKKEVVVEKVRHVPKIIYEDKIVEVPQVQYVEKEVDVPQYVTKERIVEEPKVMVVEHVIPVLKVKKADHAVEIDGAGAEWLQEDARAAAADDDDERVTSRACCTN; from the exons ATGTTTGATTGTTGCTCTGGTATTGGATttgttgaggaagaagaatctgtTCTTGCTCACAAGTCTGTTTTGGCCGATGCTGGTATCGACACACAAGATATCAAGAATCTCGATGTAGGTCATTACCAAATCCTCGAGCCAATTACTCAG ACTAAAGTAATTGAAATCGAGAGGGAAATCATTGAGGAGAAGATTGTGGAAGTTCCAGAGGTCCACGTCGTTGACAAATATGTTGACGTGGAAGTTCCCGTAGTAAAGTACAAGCCAGTTtataagaagaaggaagTTGTTGTTGAAAAAGTCAGACATGTTCCCAAAATTATCTACGAAGATAAGATCGTTGAGGTTCCTCAGGTTCAATACGTTGAGAAGGAGGTGGATGTGCCACAGTATGTAACAAAGGAGAGAATTGTTGAAGAACCCAAGGTTATGGTTGTAGAGCATGTAATTCCCGTGCTCAAGGTCAAAAAGGCTGATCACGCAGTCGAGATTGATGGAGCAGGTGCTGAATGGCTCCAAGAAGACGCCAGGGCAGCAGCTGCCGACGATGATG ATGAAAGAGTGACTTCTAGGGCATGCTGTACAAATTAG
- a CDS encoding hypothetical protein (encoded by transcript BEWA_033400A), whose translation MIFCAVNRSGLKDTGETIHFPIRKIYAIADTFSLILPYIISYLHKGNKIINGIPNSYYFCSSLVQM comes from the coding sequence ATGATATTTTGTGCCGTGAATCGTTCAGGGTTAAAGGATACTGGAGAAACAATCCATTTCCCAATTAGAAAAATATACGCAATTGCCGACACTTTCTCTCTTATTTTGCCTTATATTATTTCTTATTTGCATAAAGGGAACAAAATTATTAATGGCATTCCAAATTCTTACTATTTCTGTTCCAGTCTTGTACAAATGTAG
- a CDS encoding ADP-ribosylation factor GTPase-activating, putative (encoded by transcript BEWA_033410A) has protein sequence MSGTDFIGKVCSIDGNNFCADCGSRAPRWASVNLGVLLCINCSGIHRTLGVHLSQVKSLTLDNLKPEWIKVLMSIGNEVANAYYLHKLPPNIPKYHVTTAPSDMEVWIRNKYEKRIYSMDGIEEPCTLLAKGYNPRDIILNKSANFSRAPMAAQTRPHQADDKSRQTNIFDFDNQVNPVLNQSGNAGSYGLPGDFNPFSNETSQKVTDEYWPSGPGNNKNTVKPPRGAPNSSSPHMDITDPDKLRDAKIDAAKHSIAKLFQNPSQIGFKNSSYQQTVSIIHPQKIRFQKPNCVSDGTLDFDLSEIKEKLANFNKNL, from the exons ATGTCTGGGACTGATTTTATTGGCAAAGTTTGTTCCATTGACGGGAACAACTTTTGTGCCGACTGTGGTAGCAGGGCGCCGAGATGGGCAAGCGTAAATTTGGGTGTACTACTCTGTATAAATTGCTCTGGGATTCATAGAACTCTGGGTGTACATCTGTCCCAAGTAAAATCTCTCACACTAGATAACCTCAAGCCTGAGTGGATAAAG GTTCTTATGAGTATTGGAAATGAAGTTGCTAACGCGTACTACCTCCACAAATTACCCCCAAATATACCGAAATATCATGTAACTACGGCACCAAG CGATATGGAAGTGTGGATAAGAAATAAGTATGAGAAACGTATATACTCTATGGATGGAATAGAAGAACCGTGTACATTATTAGCAAAGG GATATAATCCACGTGATATTATACTAAATAAATCGGCTAATTTTTCTAGGGCACCAATGGCAGCTCAAACGAGGCCACATCAAGCAGATGATAAAAG TCGACAAACAAATATTTTCGATTTTGATAACCAAGT TAATCCAGTCCTTAATCAATCGGGAAACGCAGGAAGTTATGGATTACCCGGGGACTTCAATCCGTTTTCTAACGAAACCTCGCAGAAAGTTACTGATGAGTACTGGCCAAGTGGACCTGGCAACAACAAAAATACAGTGAAACCGCCTAGGGGTGCACCAAATTCATCGTCACCACACATGGATATCACAGATCCAGATAAATTACGCGATGCAAAAATTGATGCAGCTAAACATTCCATCGCTAAATTATTCCAAAATCCATCCCAAATAGGGTTCAAAAATAGTTCGTACCAACAAACTGTAAGCATTATACACCCGCAAAAAATTCGTTTTCAGAAACCAAATTGTGTTAGCGATGGTACTTTAGATTTCGATCTCAGTGAAATTAAAGAAAAATTAGCAAACTTCAACAAAAACCTCTAA
- a CDS encoding hypothetical protein (encoded by transcript BEWA_033420A), whose protein sequence is MGETNDRFYYPDSSLHDVKEDVLPDVHIEAQTGDWHTSSTFKESNSLGSLLSNELPWQVKWYLKLNPSKSPEELRIDPSWSYETPKLETFMGRRENNSPEITLTLESGKTHLQTLKTISSCILSGVTQESLKAQAFNRSTEKKTSDDGTASILSAQFQMPSNEDGKTKHSILESLNIANNKKTKAGYSRK, encoded by the coding sequence ATGGGTGAGACAAATGACCGCTTTTACTACccagattcttctttgCATGATGTCAAAGAGGATGTTTTACCAGATGTACACATAGAAGCTCAAACAGGAGACTGGCATACGTCCTCTACTTTCAAAGAGAGCAACTCGTTGGGTTCATTACTTTCTAATGAGCTACCTTGGCAAGTAAAATGGTATTTAAAGCTTAATCCCTCTAAAAGTCCAGAAGAATTACGCATAGATCCATCATGGAGCTACGAAACTCCGAAACTAGAGACGTTTATGGGAAGACGTGAAAATAACAGTCCTGAGATCACTCTTACCCTAGAATCAGGAAAGACACATTTGCAAACCCTAAAGACAATATCTTCATGTATACTATCTGGAGTTACACAGGAGTCCCTCAAGGCTCAAGCATTTAATCGCAGTACAGAAAAGAAAACCTCCGACGATGGAACCGCCAGCATATTATCGGCACAGTTCCAAATGCCATCTAACGAGGATGGTAAAACAAAGCACTCCATATTGGAGTCACTAAATATTGCAAACAATAAAAAGACAAAGGCTGGATACAGTAGAAAATAA
- a CDS encoding hypothetical protein (encoded by transcript BEWA_033430A) — MMHTYYLLGFVIFSCFVSDVLCKLLYRLEPHLSQSKILNFSKTHIHPSVENDQDSEDTNQQSSTYEPGEEVNDDQQGQTEEHNNLENETENRKYNPEPSNQFDNYKEPKESPYDHSSARTENVDINQHTKKGDNDSNNKIVDDINKDEQIHNMHQDAGDMIKKADETKTMAEDIKNSYKNATTNESGDNPHTHTDSHSIPKVPGTMYLRDVMYCIGEGNIVITNNTTTIPKDNDKEEKVDPMKSIISATRSLYERGRQKNLPISEPDDLSTPEQVYAALNALEYIIDGYCHSKIDIKDESPKDDAENTAEENSENPVGDDATEPSRFMQSSHLGNDEDEEDDEYGEGEEEEEKGEDTVNKESSHELNPHKAAEQIKGVSLKLYLTVIN; from the exons ATGATGCACACATACTACCTATTAGGATTTGTGATATTTAGTTGTTTTGTTTCAGATGTTTTATGTAAGCTACTCTATCGGTTGGAGCCTCATCTATCGCAATCCAAGATTCtaaacttttccaaaacTCACATTCATCCGAGTGTTGAGAATGACCAAGATTCGGAGGATACAAACCAGCAATCATCAACCTACGAACCTGGAGAGGAAGTAAAT GATGATCAACAAGGTCAGACGGAGGAACATAACAacctagaaaatgaaacAGAGAATCGCAAATATAATCCAGAACCATCCAATCAATTTGATAACTATAAGGAACCAAAAGAAAGTCCATACGATCATTCCTCAGCAAGAACCGAAAATGTAGACATAAATCAACATACCAAAAAGGGTGATAACGATAGCAACAATAAAATAGTCGATGATATAAACAAAGATGAGCAGATTCATAACATGCATCAAGATGCCGGTGACATGATTAAGAAAGCTGATGAAACCAAAACAATGGCAgaagatattaaaaatagcTACAAAAATGCCACTACCAATGAGTCTGGTGATAATCCTCATACACATACAGATTCACATTCTATACCAAAGGTTCCAGGTACGATGTATCTAAGGGATGTAATGTATTGTATAGGTGAAGGGAATATTGTCATCACAAATAATACTACCACAATTCCTAAAGATAATgataaggaagagaaaGTCGATCCCATGAAGTCTATCATTAGTGCTACCAGAAGCTTATATGAGAG AGGTAGACAAAAAAATTTGCCGATATCGGAACCGGATGACTTATCTACTCCAG AACAAGTTTATGCTGCACTGAATGCGCTAGAATATATTATAGATGGATATTGTCACTCTAAAATTGACATTAAAGATGAGAGCCCCAAAGATGATGCAGAAAACACAGCTGAAGAAAATTCTGAGAATCCTGTTGGCGATGATGCAACTGAGCCATCCAGATTCATGCAGTCTAGTCATCTgggaaatgatgaagatgaagaagacgATGAATATGGAGAGGgggaagaggaagaggaaaaagGTGAAGATACTGTCAACAAGGAGAGCAGCCACGAACTAAACCCTCATAAGGCTGCTGAACAAATAAAAGGAGTAAGTTTAAAGCTATATCTAACAGTAATAAATTAG
- a CDS encoding signal peptide-containing protein (encoded by transcript BEWA_033440A), with amino-acid sequence MIAFSGFRWLVSPKLALTLVLMLSTINVHFLNAILHCNGRIITGKYDNKAFIIPNTSQNSIYISRSPQRKFYTHGALKNATLGQNSVAKSEGSLLSKIWSSIKSVFLKKSKNIKSVNFQKKHFFGSTIPEGSSSGSSSYFKSMPTQNLSDNIIHQNFRNDNTTLLQTLPAESPYENLVRFTPSEILAKFMDLASPRVKDAVRTIVGSLVGSFYRYSIETTLITTTDRLASLIYNLQMTGYMLCNAEFRYSLSQHFAPKKKDLDRDDSVADSPQKMSGSKTSQINVVSSRPDNNTVAIPSGLENNEGDLLSYIRKLPEEHANGLFDYLTTDVIDAMKASADTAIETLTAGVVTSAPMNPQSSRMIVQQTGTSAMQLCFWQLALGYCFRDLEAKIELNEALNRK; translated from the coding sequence ATGATAGCATTTAGTGGCTTTCGTTGGCTTGTTTCGCCAAAATTAGCACTAACTCTCGTTTTAATGCTTTCGACCATCAATGTACACTTTTTGAATGCGATTTTACACTGCAATGGGAGAATTATAACTGGAAAATACGATAACAAAGCGTTCATCATTCCAAACACATCACAGAATTCCATTTATATTTCTAGGTCACCTCAACGCAAATTTTATACACATGGAGCATTAAAGAATGCGACTTTAGGGCAAAATTCAGTGGCGAAAAGTGAAGGTTCTTTGTTATCTAAGATATGGTCATCAATAAAATCTGTTTTTTTAAAGAAGtcaaagaatataaagtCTGTAAATTTTCAGAAAAAACATTTCTTTGGGAGCACAATCCCAGAAGgttcatcttcaggatCCTCTTCATATTTCAAATCTATGCCAACACAGAATCTATCGGATAATATAATACACCAGAATTTTAGGAATGATAACACGACACTCCTACAAACTCTCCCAGCTGAATCACCCTACGAAAATTTGGTACGTTTTACCCCGTCGGAAATCCTTGCAAAATTCATGGATTTGGCATCTCCAAGGGTTAAAGACGCTGTGAGAACAATAGTTGGGTCTTTAGTAGGGTCATTTTATAGATATAGTATAGAAACAACACTGATTACAACAACAGACAGATTGGCTTCGTTGATTTACAATTTACAAATGACAGGATATATGCTTTGTAATGCGGAATTTCGATATTCTTTGTCACAACACTTTGCACCTAAAAAGAAAGATTTAGACAGGGATGATTCAGTAGCAGATAGTCCTCAGAAGATGAGCGGTTCCAAGACCTCACAAATAAATGTAGTTTCAAGCAGACCAGACAATAATACCGTGGCAATTCCTTCAGGTTTAGAAAATAATGAGGGGGATTTGTTATCTTATATCAGGAAGCTTCCTGAGGAACATGCCAATGGACTTTTTGATTATTTAACAACGGATGTGATAGATGCTATGAAGGCTTCTGCCGATACAGCTATTGAAACTTTGACAGCTGGTGTAGTGACTTCTGCTCCAATGAATCCTCAAAGTTCTAGAATGATAGTTCAACAAACTGGAACATCTGCTATGCAACTCTGTTTCTGGCAGCTAGCGCTGGGATATTGTTTTCGTGATCTTGAAGCCAAGATTGAACTAAATGAAGCTCTGAAtagaaaataa